In Hymenobacter volaticus, the genomic window CAGCACGGGCAAATCCACTTTTCCGTTCATTTTGCAACACCGCAATTCCCACTCCAGCCCGTTGGTGGCGCGGGTCGAAATCAAACAAGTCGATAGTACCTACCGCCCGTCCGTCGGTTGCTGCACAAATTACGAGGCGGAGTTGCCGCACCTCGTGAAAATCGGCGGCAGAATTATCTAAATATTTTTGCAAAGTGTACCGCGAAATGGGAGTCACAGCGTCGGAGACATGCCACAACGACGAATCATTTTCCAGCGCGTACAGGAAATCAAGGTCATCCGCTTCGAGAGCCCGAAGGAAAATAAGGTCGTCGCGAAGCATGAGGGAGTGAA contains:
- a CDS encoding GNAT family N-acetyltransferase, with the protein product MLRDDLIFLRALEADDLDFLYALENDSSLWHVSDAVTPISRYTLQKYLDNSAADFHEVRQLRLVICAATDGRAVGTIDLFDFDPRHQRAGVGIAVLQNERKSGFARAALKLLAIYARQNLYLHQLFCTIGAGNIASQRLFEQAGFQFVGVRKDWLRTAEGWQNVVEYQCLLDI